The genomic DNA CACGGTCGTTATCCTTTCGGCATTTTTCTTCGGCATTTTTTGAACACGTATTATCTTCGTTCTTGTCTCTTTCATTCTCAAAGTCTTTACAATGGTCCGAATTTTTGCTCCTATCTTCTCGGCGCTCGCGCTCTCCAGCGCAGTCCTCGCTGGTAAGCTCACATATTTACTTGAATCCGAACTTTTATTTATCATTTTATTTAGTTCCTATGATGGGAATGAGCTCCGAGCCCTCGGTTTCCGAGCCTGCGCCAGTTGTGGCTAgctcgtcctcgtcgtcgCTTATGCACGATGCTACCTCGACGTCGTCAGCAAATGCACATGTTTCGACAACCACTATGGCGCATGAGGCTACTTCCACATCTGCTGCGATGGGACACGAAACGACAACATCTGCCGCCATGGGTCATGAGACAACCACCTCTACATCGTCCGCTCCCGCCCATACCACTGCTGCACCCTCGTACGGCTCTGGCTATGCCAATTGGGGAACTGACTTGAACAGCTGCGTGCAGAGTGAGTTTTAGTTCACTATATGCGGGTTGAAACGAATTCTGACTTTGGTACCAGTGTGCCAAGCCAAGTTTGGTGGTGGATTGTCTTCTGCTTCTGCTCCTCCCCCGACGACTACCACCGCTGCCCCTGTTGCTGGAACTGGTGCAACCCACACCGTTATTGTCGCTCCTACCAAGGGTGTTCTCCGCTATGTTCCGTTCGCTGTCAACGCATCTGTTGGTGATACCGTCCGCTTCATGGTTCGTCGGCTGTCCTTTACACATCTCATCCGTAACTGACACGGGTTCTATTATAGTGGGGCGCTGGACCACATACCGTCACCAAGTCGTCCGCGCTTACTGTCTGCAACAAGTCTGCTGATGCTTCCACTTTTGCTTCCGGCCAGCAAAACGCCTCGTTTGTCTTTGATCAAGTCGTTAACAACACCGAGCCCACGTTCTTCTTCTGCGCGGTCCCCAACCACTGCCAAAAGGGAATGTTCGGCATCATCAATCCTCCAAGCGCCCCCGCTGGTTCTGCTACTTCGGTCGGTGCGATGATGTCCACCTGGACTTCTCAGAACCCCGACTTGGCCAAGATGCAAACTGCCGTTGACGCGATGGCGATCAACACTCCTGCATACAACTGGGCCTCCAACATGGATGTCTCGTCGATTCCCACCGAAGCTCACCAATCCTTGGTTGAGAACGTGTTCTACACTAGGATGTTCTACGCCATGAACACCGGTGCCGACCAGGGTGCTTCTCGTCCTGATGGGCAACCCATCTCTATTCCCAACGACGTGAACACGCTTCTCACCGGCACTGCTGGCAACCCTGGTGGTGCGAACGGCGCTCCGGCTGGCGCTACCCCATCAGGCACGCCCGTCAGCGCGCCCGTCAACTCTACTCCAAGCCCCCAGCCTAGCGCTAACGGCGCGGGCAGTGTAGCAGCCTCGTCTGCGCTCATTGCGGCCTTTGCCATCATCTCGTCGCTATTCTTGCTCTAATCTAGCCAGAAAGTGTGGTAGCCTCTTGAGTTATTCGTTCCATTTTCATTGTTTTTCTTTGAGATTCCCCCGCACTAGAACgtgttcttttttttttttaatccGTGTTCTTTTCAT from Rhizoctonia solani chromosome 16, complete sequence includes the following:
- a CDS encoding plastocyanin-like domain protein, translated to MVRIFAPIFSALALSSAVLAVPMMGMSSEPSVSEPAPVVASSSSSSLMHDATSTSSANAHVSTTTMAHEATSTSAAMGHETTTSAAMGHETTTSTSSAPAHTTAAPSYGSGYANWGTDLNSCVQMCQAKFGGGLSSASAPPPTTTTAAPVAGTGATHTVIVAPTKGVLRYVPFAVNASVGDTVRFMWGAGPHTVTKSSALTVCNKSADASTFASGQQNASFVFDQVVNNTEPTFFFCAVPNHCQKGMFGIINPPSAPAGSATSVGAMMSTWTSQNPDLAKMQTAVDAMAINTPAYNWASNMDVSSIPTEAHQSLVENVFYTRMFYAMNTGADQGASRPDGQPISIPNDVNTLLTGTAGNPGGANGAPAGATPSGTPVSAPVNSTPSPQPSANGAGSVAASSALIAAFAIISSLFLL